From a single bacterium genomic region:
- a CDS encoding prepilin-type N-terminal cleavage/methylation domain-containing protein, translating into MMKYFWKKRGQRGFTLIELVVVLAILGILIALAVPRYLGARRGALIAEGDNVLQEIKTLAWAYYQQYGTFAGGGDATVLGFVAPPDDKGCWAYSFPSSTGALISMRATGDSTPAKCGPVNLATITLILNSDGSSARSQTLP; encoded by the coding sequence ATGATGAAGTACTTCTGGAAGAAGAGGGGGCAGCGCGGCTTCACGCTGATCGAGCTGGTCGTCGTGCTCGCAATCCTCGGCATCCTGATTGCCCTGGCGGTGCCCCGGTACCTCGGCGCCCGCCGCGGCGCCCTGATCGCAGAGGGCGACAACGTGCTGCAGGAGATCAAGACGCTCGCATGGGCCTACTACCAGCAGTACGGGACGTTCGCGGGCGGTGGCGATGCGACGGTTTTGGGGTTCGTCGCGCCACCCGATGACAAGGGATGTTGGGCCTACTCTTTCCCGTCCTCTACAGGAGCCCTCATCTCTATGCGGGCCACCGGCGACAGCACTCCGGCCAAGTGCGGCCCGGTGAACCTTGCGACCATCACGCTGATATTGAACAGCGACGGTTCGTCCGCCCGCTCGCAGACACTGCCGTAG
- a CDS encoding type II toxin-antitoxin system prevent-host-death family antitoxin has translation MRLGLREANQGFSKAIRAVRAGKEVVLTDRGRPIAVISPLRAVGSGGVTLDRVVRAGFVEAAQREGRMPSARPVASRGKPLSRIVSEERDGRSIPDLRRPAALERRGSRTPGVVGVRNPAKRRTPV, from the coding sequence ATGCGACTGGGCCTGCGCGAGGCGAACCAGGGGTTCTCGAAGGCGATTCGCGCCGTGCGCGCCGGGAAGGAGGTCGTCCTCACCGACCGGGGGCGGCCGATCGCCGTGATCAGCCCTCTGCGGGCGGTCGGGAGCGGCGGGGTGACGCTGGACCGGGTGGTGCGGGCAGGGTTTGTCGAGGCCGCGCAGCGGGAGGGCCGCATGCCGTCAGCTAGGCCGGTGGCTTCCCGGGGTAAGCCCCTCTCCCGCATTGTGAGTGAGGAGCGGGACGGGCGTTCCATTCCTGACCTCAGACGCCCGGCAGCGCTCGAGCGCCGAGGCAGCAGGACTCCGGGTGTGGTGGGTGTGAGGAACCCGGCGAAGCGTCGAACGCCGGTCTAA